The following coding sequences lie in one Streptococcus suis genomic window:
- a CDS encoding YfcC family protein, with protein MSEKVKKGFKLPSSYTILMLIIAFMAVMTWIIPAGQYQVDEAGHLVAGTYEKVAQNPQGIYDVFMAPVRAMLGHGATEAAINVAFFIIMVGAFLGVVNETGALDVGIASIVKRFKGREKMLIYILMTLFALGGSTYGMGEETMAFFPLLVPVMMAVGFDSITGVAIILLGSQIGCLASTVNPFATVVASDAAGVSVADGMIWRFVFFVVILAMGVLFVANYAEKVKNDPTKSLVYKQREADMQHFNVTATQEVNAELSPAQKRVLWVFVLTFVLMICSFIPWEDLGVTIFTQFNDWLIGLPFIGQVIGSSTAALGTWYFPEGAMLFGIAGIVVGLVYGMSEERLVKSFMFGAADIFSVALICAIARGIQVIMNDGMITATILHMGEEGLQGLSSQVFIILTYLFYLPMSFLIPSSSGLAGASMGIMAPLGEFVNVPASLVITAFQAASGLLNLVAPTSGIVMGALALGRVEIGTWYKFVGKLIVGIMIASIAILVIATFF; from the coding sequence ATGAGCGAAAAAGTGAAAAAAGGCTTTAAATTGCCTTCGTCTTATACAATATTGATGCTCATTATTGCCTTTATGGCAGTGATGACATGGATTATTCCAGCTGGTCAGTATCAGGTTGATGAAGCCGGACATTTGGTGGCTGGTACCTATGAGAAGGTTGCTCAAAATCCACAAGGGATTTACGATGTTTTTATGGCTCCAGTTCGTGCCATGCTTGGTCATGGTGCGACTGAAGCAGCGATTAACGTAGCATTCTTCATCATCATGGTTGGTGCCTTTCTTGGTGTAGTTAACGAAACAGGTGCACTTGATGTAGGGATTGCTTCTATTGTAAAACGCTTCAAAGGTCGTGAAAAAATGTTGATTTACATTCTCATGACTTTGTTTGCCTTGGGAGGCTCAACCTATGGTATGGGTGAAGAAACAATGGCTTTCTTCCCACTCCTTGTTCCTGTTATGATGGCGGTTGGTTTTGATAGTATTACTGGTGTAGCCATCATCTTGCTAGGGTCTCAAATCGGCTGTTTGGCTTCTACTGTAAACCCATTTGCGACAGTTGTTGCTTCTGACGCAGCAGGTGTAAGTGTTGCGGATGGTATGATTTGGCGCTTTGTCTTCTTCGTTGTCATTCTCGCGATGGGGGTTCTCTTTGTAGCCAACTATGCTGAGAAAGTGAAAAATGATCCGACTAAGTCCTTGGTTTATAAACAACGTGAAGCGGACATGCAACACTTTAATGTAACAGCAACTCAAGAAGTGAATGCAGAATTATCACCAGCTCAAAAACGTGTTCTCTGGGTATTTGTATTAACATTTGTTCTCATGATTTGTAGCTTTATTCCATGGGAAGATTTGGGTGTGACTATCTTTACACAATTTAATGATTGGTTGATTGGTCTTCCATTCATCGGTCAAGTGATTGGTTCTTCAACAGCTGCTCTTGGTACTTGGTACTTCCCAGAAGGAGCAATGCTCTTTGGTATCGCAGGGATTGTAGTTGGTTTAGTTTATGGTATGAGTGAAGAACGTTTGGTAAAATCCTTTATGTTCGGTGCGGCTGATATTTTCAGCGTAGCTTTGATTTGTGCTATCGCGCGTGGTATTCAAGTCATCATGAACGATGGTATGATTACTGCCACTATTCTCCACATGGGTGAAGAAGGATTGCAAGGTTTGTCTTCACAAGTATTCATCATTTTGACATATCTCTTCTATCTACCAATGTCCTTCCTGATTCCATCTTCATCAGGTCTTGCAGGGGCTTCTATGGGTATCATGGCACCTCTTGGTGAATTTGTAAATGTACCAGCGAGCTTGGTTATCACAGCTTTCCAAGCTGCATCAGGTCTCTTGAACTTGGTGGCTCCAACATCAGGTATTGTAATGGGAGCCTTGGCACTTGGTCGTGTTGAAATTGGTACTTGGTATAAATTTGTAGGTAAGTTAATCGTAGGCATCATGATTGCCTCCATAGCTATTTTGGTCATTGCGACATTCTTCTAA
- a CDS encoding glucosamine-6-phosphate deaminase — MKIHVVNNQVEGATVALDILKEKLNGGAKVLGLATGSSPLEFYRLIRESDLDFLDVTSVNLDEYVGLGEESDQSYIHFMKENLFNAKPFKKSYLPNGLATDVVAETERYNQVLAEHPIDFQILGIGRNGHIGFNEPGAPFDGQTHLVELAPSTIEANARFFDNPEDVPKQAISMGIANIMAAKTIVLMAYGQEKADAIKATVEGAVTEDVPASVLQNHDNVILILDQAAASKLV; from the coding sequence ATGAAAATTCATGTAGTAAATAATCAAGTTGAAGGAGCAACTGTAGCATTAGACATTTTGAAAGAAAAATTGAACGGAGGTGCCAAGGTATTAGGTTTGGCAACAGGCTCCAGTCCGTTAGAATTTTACAGATTGATTCGTGAGTCGGATTTAGACTTTTTGGATGTGACATCTGTAAACTTGGATGAGTATGTTGGTCTAGGTGAGGAGAGCGACCAATCCTATATTCATTTTATGAAGGAAAATCTTTTCAATGCCAAACCGTTTAAGAAATCTTATTTACCGAATGGTTTAGCGACAGATGTAGTTGCTGAAACAGAACGTTACAACCAAGTATTGGCAGAGCATCCAATTGATTTCCAAATTTTGGGTATCGGTCGCAACGGCCATATCGGTTTCAATGAACCAGGTGCTCCATTTGATGGTCAGACCCATCTGGTTGAATTGGCGCCATCAACCATCGAAGCCAATGCACGCTTCTTTGACAATCCAGAAGATGTACCCAAACAAGCTATCTCCATGGGCATCGCCAACATTATGGCAGCCAAGACCATTGTTCTCATGGCCTATGGTCAGGAAAAAGCTGACGCCATTAAGGCGACTGTGGAAGGAGCAGTGACAGAAGATGTCCCAGCAAGCGTCCTCCAAAACCACGACAATGTCATCCTTATCCTCGACCAAGCGGCAGCAAGTAAATTAGTGTAG
- the arcC gene encoding carbamate kinase has product MANRKIVVALGGNAILSSDPSAKAQKEALVQTAKHLVKLIKNGDDLIITHGNGPQVGNLLLQNLAADSEKNPAFPLDSLVAMTEGSIGFWLQNALENELLKEGIEKDVASVVTQVIVDKNDPAFENLTKPIGPFYTEEEAKAEAEKTGATFKEDAGRGWRKVVASPKPVGIKEIGTIRTLLNAGEVVVAAGGGGIPVVQEADGTLTGVEAVIDKDFASQCLAELVDADLFIVLTGVDYVFVNYNKPDQEKLETVTVAELEEYIKQNQFAPGSMLPKVEAAIAFVNNKPQSKAVITSLENLGALIESDSGTIIVKG; this is encoded by the coding sequence ATGGCAAATCGTAAAATTGTAGTAGCCTTGGGTGGCAATGCCATTTTATCGTCCGACCCATCGGCTAAAGCACAAAAAGAGGCCTTGGTACAAACAGCTAAGCACCTTGTAAAATTGATAAAAAATGGGGACGACCTTATTATCACGCATGGTAATGGTCCTCAGGTTGGAAACTTACTTCTTCAAAACCTTGCTGCTGATTCGGAAAAGAACCCAGCTTTTCCATTAGACAGTTTGGTAGCCATGACAGAAGGTTCGATTGGTTTCTGGTTGCAAAATGCCTTGGAAAATGAATTGCTCAAGGAAGGCATTGAAAAAGATGTAGCATCTGTTGTGACCCAGGTTATCGTGGATAAGAATGATCCCGCCTTCGAAAATTTGACCAAGCCGATTGGACCATTCTATACAGAAGAAGAAGCGAAAGCAGAAGCAGAAAAGACTGGTGCAACCTTCAAAGAAGATGCTGGTCGTGGCTGGCGCAAAGTCGTTGCTTCGCCAAAACCTGTAGGAATAAAAGAAATTGGTACCATTCGTACCCTTCTCAATGCAGGTGAGGTAGTCGTAGCTGCTGGAGGCGGAGGTATTCCAGTTGTCCAAGAAGCAGATGGCACCCTGACCGGTGTGGAAGCAGTTATCGATAAGGACTTTGCTTCTCAATGTTTGGCAGAATTGGTTGACGCAGACTTGTTTATCGTCTTGACCGGTGTAGACTATGTCTTTGTTAACTACAACAAACCAGACCAAGAAAAATTAGAAACAGTTACCGTAGCTGAATTGGAAGAATATATCAAACAAAATCAATTCGCACCAGGTTCCATGCTACCGAAAGTTGAAGCAGCTATTGCTTTTGTAAACAATAAGCCGCAATCAAAAGCAGTCATTACCTCATTAGAAAACTTAGGCGCTTTGATTGAATCCGATAGCGGCACTATCATTGTCAAAGGCTAA
- a CDS encoding arginine regulator (regulates arginine biosynthesis when complexed with arginine by binding at site that overlap the promotors of the arginine biosynthesis genes) translates to MNKIESRHQLILSLIMEKKIHTQQELQELLEVNGVSVTQSTLSRDIKMLNLVKVNEDDSSHYVINPIAPTRWEKRLRLYMEDALVMLKPIQHQVVLKTLPGLANSFGSILDAMEIPQIVATVCGDDVCLIICEDVEGAQACFEHLKQFTPPFFFSKL, encoded by the coding sequence ATGAACAAGATTGAAAGCCGCCATCAGCTGATCCTGTCTCTAATCATGGAGAAGAAAATACATACCCAGCAGGAATTGCAAGAATTACTAGAGGTCAACGGAGTCTCCGTCACCCAATCTACCCTCTCCCGTGACATCAAGATGCTCAATCTTGTCAAAGTCAACGAAGATGATTCTTCTCACTATGTCATCAACCCCATTGCTCCTACTCGCTGGGAAAAACGACTGCGACTCTATATGGAAGATGCTTTGGTCATGCTAAAACCTATCCAACATCAAGTGGTGCTCAAGACCCTACCTGGATTGGCCAACTCATTCGGTTCTATTTTGGATGCCATGGAGATTCCTCAAATTGTAGCGACCGTCTGCGGTGACGATGTCTGTCTCATCATTTGTGAAGATGTCGAGGGGGCACAAGCTTGCTTCGAGCACTTGAAACAGTTTACTCCACCATTTTTCTTTAGTAAATTATAA
- a CDS encoding S-adenosylmethionine:tRNA ribosyltransferase-isomerase, protein MNTADFDFDLPEELIAQVPLEKRDSSKLLILDREKRSMVDSHFDHIIDQLNPGDALVMNNTRVLPARLYGYKPETMGHVELLLLKNTQGDQWEVLAKPAKRLKVGTTVAFGDGRLTATIVEELEHGGRIVEFSYEGIFLEVLESLGEMPLPPYIHEKLEDRERYQTVYAKENGSAAAPTAGLHFTQELLEKIEAKGVKLVYLTLHVGLGTFRPVSVDNVDEHEMHSEFYNLSAEAAQTLNQVKDNGGRIVAVGTTSIRTLETIGNKFDGRLEADSGWTNIFIKPGYTFRIVDAFSTNFHLPKSTLVMLVSAFAGREFTLDAYKHAVEERYRFFSFGDAMFIQ, encoded by the coding sequence ATGAATACTGCAGATTTTGATTTTGATTTACCCGAAGAGCTTATCGCTCAAGTTCCCCTTGAAAAGCGCGACAGCTCTAAACTATTGATCCTCGACCGCGAAAAACGGAGCATGGTTGACAGTCACTTTGACCATATTATCGACCAACTAAATCCCGGTGATGCTCTGGTCATGAACAATACACGTGTTCTGCCTGCCCGTCTCTATGGCTACAAGCCTGAAACTATGGGACATGTTGAGCTTTTGCTTTTGAAAAATACCCAAGGTGATCAGTGGGAAGTTCTTGCCAAACCAGCAAAACGTCTGAAGGTCGGTACCACAGTCGCTTTTGGTGACGGACGATTAACTGCTACTATCGTAGAAGAATTAGAACACGGGGGAAGAATTGTTGAATTCTCCTATGAAGGTATCTTCCTGGAAGTCTTGGAAAGTCTAGGCGAAATGCCACTTCCACCTTACATTCATGAAAAATTAGAAGACCGTGAACGCTATCAAACAGTTTATGCCAAGGAAAACGGTTCTGCCGCAGCCCCAACTGCTGGACTACATTTCACCCAAGAGTTACTCGAAAAAATCGAAGCTAAAGGAGTGAAGCTAGTCTATTTGACTCTTCACGTTGGGCTTGGGACCTTCCGACCAGTCTCTGTTGATAACGTTGATGAGCATGAAATGCACTCGGAATTCTATAACCTATCAGCAGAAGCTGCTCAAACCCTCAATCAGGTCAAAGATAACGGTGGTCGTATCGTCGCAGTCGGCACTACATCCATCCGCACCCTCGAAACCATCGGTAATAAATTTGATGGCCGTTTGGAAGCTGATTCTGGTTGGACAAATATCTTCATCAAACCTGGCTACACCTTCCGAATCGTTGATGCCTTCTCAACCAATTTCCACCTGCCAAAATCTACTTTGGTTATGCTAGTTTCTGCCTTTGCAGGTAGAGAATTTACCTTAGATGCCTATAAACATGCTGTTGAAGAACGTTACCGCTTCTTTAGTTTTGGGGATGCAATGTTTATTCAATAG
- the argF gene encoding ornithine carbamoyltransferase: MTNVFKGRHFLAEKDFTRAELEWLIDFSAHLKDLKKRNIPHRYLEGKNIALLFEKTSTRTRAAFTVASIDLGAHPEYLGANDIQLGKKESTEDTAKVLGRMFDGIEFRGFSQKMVEELAEFSGVPVWNGLTDAWHPTQMLADYLTVKENFGKLEGLTLVYCGDGRNNVANSLLVTGAILGVNVHIFSPKELFPEEEVVALAEGFAKESGARVLITDNADEAVKGADVLYTDVWVSMGEEDKFAERVALLKPYQVNMELVKKAENDNLIFLHCLPAFHDTNTVYGKDVAEKFGVEEMEVTDEVFRSKYARHFDQAENRMHTIKAVMAATLGDPFVPRV, translated from the coding sequence ATGACAAACGTATTTAAAGGTAGACATTTCCTTGCAGAGAAAGATTTCACACGTGCAGAATTGGAATGGTTGATTGATTTCTCAGCTCATTTGAAAGATTTGAAAAAACGCAATATTCCACACCGTTATTTGGAAGGTAAAAATATTGCTCTCTTGTTTGAAAAAACATCAACACGTACTCGTGCTGCCTTCACAGTAGCATCAATTGACCTTGGTGCCCATCCAGAATATCTTGGTGCAAATGACATCCAACTTGGTAAGAAAGAATCTACAGAAGATACTGCTAAAGTTTTGGGACGTATGTTCGACGGTATTGAATTCCGTGGTTTCAGTCAAAAAATGGTGGAAGAATTGGCAGAATTCTCTGGTGTGCCAGTATGGAATGGTTTGACAGATGCATGGCACCCAACTCAAATGTTGGCGGACTACTTGACTGTTAAAGAAAACTTTGGCAAGTTGGAAGGCTTGACTCTGGTTTACTGTGGTGATGGCCGGAACAACGTTGCTAACTCACTTTTGGTAACAGGCGCTATCCTTGGTGTCAATGTCCATATCTTCTCTCCAAAAGAACTCTTCCCAGAAGAAGAAGTAGTTGCCTTGGCTGAAGGTTTTGCGAAAGAAAGTGGAGCACGTGTTCTCATTACTGATAATGCTGACGAAGCAGTCAAAGGCGCAGATGTTCTCTATACAGACGTTTGGGTATCAATGGGTGAAGAAGATAAATTTGCTGAACGCGTTGCCCTCTTGAAACCATACCAAGTGAATATGGAATTGGTGAAAAAAGCAGAAAATGACAATCTCATCTTCTTGCACTGCTTGCCTGCCTTCCATGATACAAACACTGTTTATGGTAAAGATGTCGCTGAAAAATTCGGTGTAGAAGAAATGGAAGTAACAGACGAAGTATTCCGTAGCAAATATGCTCGTCACTTCGACCAAGCTGAAAACCGTATGCACACTATTAAAGCAGTGATGGCGGCTACTTTAGGGGATCCATTTGTTCCACGTGTGTAA